A DNA window from Longimicrobium sp. contains the following coding sequences:
- a CDS encoding VWA domain-containing protein, which yields MRTARIPTPLLLCILALAACSKQERTEPSSAPDVVAQEMPPPVVKGYQELVAPANASGVAADTRSASGGYAMVDSGFSREQYNPIAENEFKDAGADPLSTFAIDVDAASYANVRRFVMAEGRMPPRDAVRIEELVNYFDYDYADPRGDAPFSITTEVAPAPWNPAHRLVHVGLQGRRMDAASLPPANLVFLVDVSGSMDEPNKLPLLKEAFGLLVDNLRPQDRVSIVAYAGAAGMVLPPTRGSEKDRIRDAIQTLQPSGSTNGAEGIRLAYRLARDAFVRGGNNRVILATDGDFNVGVSSDAELVQLIEQERASGIFLTVLGFGTGNLQDAKMEQLADRGNGNYAYLDGIAEARKVLVGEMGGTLFTIAKDVKVQVEFNPARVKAYRLIGYENRLLAAEDFNDDRKDAGELGAGHAVTALYEVVPADAPDNPARGTDPLRYQQPRGPTGAAASGELLTVKLRYKAPDGDVSRLLVHPLHDRGGALSATSADFRFAAAVAEWGMLLRGSRFRGAASYGAVADLARGALGDDRGGYRGEFLRMVQASQRIASSGGRGEDDVAVER from the coding sequence ATGCGCACCGCACGAATCCCCACTCCGCTCCTCCTCTGCATCCTCGCGCTGGCCGCCTGCTCCAAGCAGGAGCGGACCGAGCCTTCGTCCGCGCCCGACGTGGTCGCGCAGGAGATGCCGCCACCCGTTGTGAAGGGATACCAGGAGCTGGTCGCGCCGGCGAACGCGAGCGGCGTGGCGGCGGACACCCGTTCGGCGTCCGGCGGCTACGCGATGGTCGACAGCGGGTTCAGCCGCGAGCAGTACAACCCGATCGCCGAGAACGAGTTCAAGGACGCGGGCGCCGACCCGCTCTCCACCTTCGCCATCGACGTGGACGCGGCCTCGTACGCCAACGTGCGCCGCTTCGTGATGGCCGAGGGGCGGATGCCGCCGCGCGACGCGGTGCGCATCGAGGAGCTGGTGAACTACTTTGACTACGACTACGCCGATCCGCGGGGCGACGCGCCGTTCTCCATCACCACCGAGGTGGCGCCGGCGCCGTGGAACCCCGCGCACCGGCTGGTGCACGTGGGCCTGCAGGGGCGGCGGATGGACGCGGCGTCGCTCCCGCCCGCGAACCTGGTCTTCCTGGTGGACGTCTCGGGCTCGATGGACGAGCCAAACAAGCTGCCGCTGCTGAAGGAGGCGTTCGGACTTCTCGTCGACAACCTGCGCCCGCAGGACCGCGTCTCGATCGTGGCGTACGCGGGCGCGGCGGGGATGGTGCTGCCGCCGACCCGCGGGAGCGAGAAGGACCGCATCCGCGACGCGATCCAGACGCTGCAGCCCTCCGGATCGACCAACGGCGCGGAGGGGATCCGGCTGGCCTACCGCCTGGCGCGCGACGCCTTCGTCCGCGGGGGGAACAACCGCGTGATCCTGGCCACGGACGGCGACTTCAACGTGGGCGTGAGCAGCGACGCGGAGCTGGTGCAATTGATCGAGCAGGAGCGCGCGTCCGGCATCTTCCTGACCGTGCTGGGCTTCGGGACGGGGAACCTGCAGGACGCGAAGATGGAGCAGCTGGCCGACCGCGGGAACGGCAATTACGCGTACCTGGACGGCATCGCCGAAGCGCGAAAGGTGCTGGTGGGGGAGATGGGCGGCACCCTGTTCACCATCGCCAAGGACGTGAAGGTGCAGGTGGAGTTCAACCCCGCGCGGGTGAAGGCGTACCGGCTGATCGGATACGAGAACCGGCTGCTGGCCGCCGAGGACTTCAACGACGACCGCAAGGACGCGGGCGAGCTGGGCGCCGGGCACGCGGTGACGGCGCTGTACGAGGTCGTCCCCGCCGACGCGCCCGACAACCCCGCGCGGGGCACCGACCCCCTGCGCTACCAGCAGCCGCGCGGCCCCACCGGCGCGGCGGCCAGCGGCGAGCTGCTGACGGTGAAGCTGCGCTACAAGGCGCCCGACGGTGACGTGAGCCGGCTGCTGGTGCACCCTCTGCACGACCGCGGCGGTGCGCTGAGTGCGACGTCGGCGGACTTCCGGTTCGCGGCGGCGGTGGCGGAGTGGGGGATGCTGCTGCGCGGCTCGCGCTTCCGCGGCGCGGCGAGCTACGGCGCGGTGGCCGACCTGGCCCGCGGCGCGCTGGGCGACGACCGCGGCGGCTATCGCGGCGAGTTCCTGCGCATGGTCCAGGCGTCGCAGCGCATCGCCTCTTCCGGCGGGCGCGGGGAGGATGACGTGGCCGTGGAGCGGTGA
- a CDS encoding glycosyltransferase, whose translation MAGHQVFHDPSGGRRRLVARLGAGAALAVAVVTTLFVLTLLAIPVLPRVPGLDAVQQRLRPRGAPLLFGTRAQVARHHMHLARLALWREIRREERAKAAPRRPLSEPVVAGFYAPWQRTALSSLRANADRMTHLMPGWLHLGPDGAATDTTDWDPRLTPANLEVVRIARAHGLRVEPVLSNAASSAFDPARADSLLGDPDTQLRVARATRDWLLAHRFEGLNLDLENLSDEGYRQLPALVGRFARTLHAAGLTLSVDVEPAKAQVPLEAVAREADLVVAMVYGEHSPGGDPGPIASAAWAQPLLETELRRIPRDKLVLGIGNYAFDWADDGKPAAPLTYQSALQLAHAARADSAAGEPVDFDADALNPTFDYEDAGGHGHEVWMLDAVTAYNQWLLARGLGVRGAALWALGSEDPEVWTFLDRRRLAAPADPAALRRVRFPYEIEFTGQGEILSVASTPRDGSRTLAVDPQNGLVTDERYTAVPSSFVVHRSGFHAGWVALTFDDGPDGEFTGEALDTLKALRVHGSFFLVGENVERHPGLVRRMWAEGHDIGNHSFTHPNMAAIGPRRAELELNATQRGLQAIIGRSTLLFRPPYNADAEPQTAEQLDPIVAASRLGYVTVGELVDPQDWRLTMPGPDGAPVSRTAEDIAETVVGQVRGGRSNVVLLHTAGGDRSATIAALPLIVRTLRGEGYRFVTVSQLLGVPRAAVMPAVPATDETLLGLDRVTFGTWFTMANLLGTAFVLAIILGIGRGMVLTALAVAARVRERRRGAPAEFAPPVSVLIAAFNEETVIARTVASVLASRYPGFEVIVVDDGSMDGTADEVERAFGGDPRVRLFRQPNGGKAAALNRAMHESRGEIAVCFDADTEVEPDALRLLARRFADPRVGAVAGNVKVGNRVNLLTRWQSIEYVTSQNLDRRAYALLNAVTVVPGAAGAWRRAAVDAVGGYRGDTLAEDMDLTFRLRRAGWRIENEPAAIAWTEAPERMRSLFRQRFRWSFGTLQVLWKHRRGLGKDGWFGRAVMPSLWIFQVLLPILAPLVDLQMGYALLQFATAWVTRGVYSADWRPLEQSSHTLATLGFFYALFFAVELLLAFVAFRFDREKVRTLWWLFWQRFLYRQLMYAVLWRALTGALRGVAHGWNKAERRGTVVAAITGT comes from the coding sequence ATGGCCGGACACCAGGTATTCCACGACCCCAGCGGCGGCCGGCGCCGGCTGGTGGCGCGCCTCGGCGCGGGCGCCGCGCTGGCGGTGGCCGTGGTCACCACCCTCTTCGTCCTCACCCTTCTCGCCATCCCGGTGCTCCCGCGGGTGCCGGGGCTCGACGCCGTCCAGCAGCGGCTGCGCCCGCGCGGCGCGCCGCTGCTGTTCGGCACGCGCGCGCAGGTGGCGCGGCACCACATGCACCTGGCGCGGCTGGCGCTCTGGCGCGAGATCCGCCGCGAGGAGCGCGCGAAGGCCGCCCCGCGCCGCCCCCTCTCCGAACCCGTGGTCGCCGGCTTCTACGCGCCCTGGCAGCGCACCGCGCTCAGCTCGCTTCGCGCCAACGCCGACCGCATGACGCACCTGATGCCCGGGTGGCTGCACCTTGGCCCCGACGGCGCGGCGACCGACACCACCGACTGGGATCCCCGCCTCACCCCCGCCAACCTGGAAGTCGTCCGCATCGCCCGCGCGCACGGGCTGCGGGTGGAGCCGGTGCTCAGCAACGCGGCCAGCTCCGCCTTCGACCCCGCGCGCGCCGACTCGCTCCTGGGCGACCCCGACACGCAGCTGCGGGTTGCCCGCGCCACCCGCGACTGGCTGCTGGCGCACCGCTTCGAGGGGCTGAACCTGGACCTGGAGAACCTGTCGGACGAGGGATACCGCCAGCTTCCCGCGCTGGTCGGCCGCTTCGCGCGGACGCTGCACGCGGCGGGGCTCACGCTCTCGGTCGACGTGGAGCCCGCCAAAGCGCAGGTGCCGCTCGAGGCCGTCGCCCGCGAGGCCGACCTGGTGGTGGCGATGGTCTACGGCGAGCACTCCCCCGGTGGCGACCCGGGGCCCATCGCGTCGGCCGCGTGGGCGCAGCCGCTGCTGGAGACGGAGCTGCGCCGCATCCCCCGCGACAAGCTGGTGCTGGGGATCGGGAACTACGCCTTCGACTGGGCGGACGACGGAAAGCCCGCCGCGCCGCTCACCTACCAGTCGGCGCTGCAGCTGGCGCACGCCGCGCGCGCCGATTCGGCCGCCGGCGAGCCGGTGGACTTCGACGCCGACGCGCTGAACCCCACCTTCGACTACGAGGACGCGGGCGGCCACGGCCACGAGGTGTGGATGCTGGACGCCGTCACGGCGTACAACCAGTGGCTGCTGGCCCGCGGCCTGGGCGTGCGCGGTGCCGCCCTCTGGGCGCTGGGATCGGAAGATCCGGAGGTGTGGACCTTCCTGGACCGCCGCCGCCTCGCCGCGCCCGCCGATCCGGCCGCGCTGCGGCGGGTGCGCTTCCCGTACGAGATCGAGTTCACCGGGCAGGGCGAGATCCTTTCCGTGGCCTCCACTCCGCGCGACGGGAGCCGCACGCTGGCGGTCGATCCGCAGAACGGGCTCGTCACCGACGAGCGCTACACCGCCGTCCCCTCGTCGTTCGTGGTGCACCGCAGCGGCTTCCACGCCGGGTGGGTGGCGCTCACCTTCGACGACGGGCCCGACGGCGAGTTCACCGGCGAGGCGCTGGACACGCTGAAGGCGCTGCGGGTGCACGGCTCGTTCTTCCTGGTGGGCGAGAACGTGGAGCGGCACCCCGGGCTGGTGCGGCGGATGTGGGCCGAGGGGCACGACATCGGCAACCACTCGTTCACCCATCCCAACATGGCGGCCATCGGGCCGCGCCGGGCCGAGCTGGAGCTGAACGCCACGCAGCGCGGGCTGCAGGCCATCATCGGCCGCTCCACCCTCCTCTTCCGCCCGCCCTACAATGCCGACGCCGAGCCGCAGACCGCCGAGCAGCTGGACCCCATCGTGGCCGCGTCGCGCCTCGGGTACGTCACCGTGGGCGAGCTGGTGGACCCTCAGGACTGGCGGCTCACCATGCCGGGACCGGACGGCGCGCCCGTCTCCCGCACGGCGGAGGACATCGCGGAGACCGTGGTCGGGCAGGTGCGCGGGGGACGCAGCAACGTGGTCCTCCTGCACACCGCCGGCGGCGACCGCAGCGCCACCATCGCCGCGCTCCCCCTCATCGTCCGCACGCTGCGCGGCGAGGGATACCGCTTCGTCACCGTCTCGCAGCTGCTGGGTGTTCCCCGCGCCGCCGTGATGCCCGCCGTCCCCGCGACCGACGAGACGCTGCTGGGGCTGGACCGGGTGACGTTCGGGACCTGGTTCACCATGGCCAACCTGCTCGGAACCGCCTTCGTCCTGGCCATCATCCTGGGCATCGGCAGGGGGATGGTGCTCACCGCGCTCGCCGTCGCCGCCCGCGTGCGCGAGCGGCGGCGCGGGGCACCCGCGGAGTTCGCGCCGCCGGTGAGCGTCTTGATCGCCGCCTTCAACGAGGAGACGGTGATCGCGCGCACGGTCGCCAGCGTCCTCGCCAGCCGCTACCCCGGCTTCGAGGTCATCGTGGTCGACGACGGCTCGATGGACGGCACCGCGGACGAGGTGGAGCGCGCGTTCGGCGGCGACCCGCGGGTGCGCCTTTTCCGCCAGCCCAACGGCGGCAAGGCGGCGGCGCTGAACCGCGCGATGCACGAGTCGCGCGGCGAGATCGCCGTCTGCTTCGACGCCGACACCGAGGTGGAGCCCGACGCGCTGCGGCTGCTGGCGCGGCGCTTCGCGGACCCGCGCGTGGGCGCCGTCGCGGGGAACGTGAAGGTGGGGAACCGGGTGAACCTGCTCACCCGGTGGCAGTCCATCGAGTACGTCACCAGCCAGAACCTGGACCGCCGCGCGTACGCCCTGCTGAACGCGGTCACGGTGGTCCCCGGCGCGGCGGGGGCGTGGCGGCGCGCGGCGGTCGACGCCGTCGGCGGCTATCGCGGCGACACGCTGGCCGAGGACATGGACCTCACCTTCCGCCTGCGCCGCGCCGGATGGCGCATCGAGAACGAGCCCGCCGCCATCGCGTGGACCGAGGCGCCCGAGCGGATGCGCAGCCTCTTCCGGCAGCGCTTCCGCTGGAGCTTCGGCACGCTGCAGGTGCTATGGAAGCACCGCCGGGGGCTGGGGAAGGATGGGTGGTTCGGCCGCGCGGTGATGCCGTCGCTCTGGATCTTCCAGGTGCTGCTCCCCATCCTCGCCCCGCTGGTGGACCTGCAGATGGGGTACGCGCTGCTGCAGTTCGCCACGGCTTGGGTCACGCGCGGCGTGTACAGCGCGGACTGGCGGCCGCTGGAGCAGAGCAGCCACACGCTGGCCACGCTCGGCTTCTTCTACGCGCTGTTCTTCGCGGTCGAGCTCCTCCTCGCCTTCGTCGCCTTCCGCTTCGACCGCGAGAAGGTGCGGACGCTCTGGTGGCTCTTCTGGCAGCGCTTCCTGTATCGCCAGCTGATGTACGCCGTCCTCTGGCGCGCGCTCACGGGCGCCCTGCGCGGCGTGGCCCACGGCTGGAACAAGGCCGAGCGCCGCGGCACCGTCGTCGCCGCGATCACGGGAACGTAG
- a CDS encoding cupin domain-containing protein produces MHSRADELVRRLGLQPHPEGGFYREIFRSARRVQPFDARPARSGLTLIYFLLADGGASRWHRVASDEAWSWVEGDALELFRIPAALDGFTRERLGAPGEGVEAAAVVPAGEWQAARTTGAYTLVTCAVGPGFDFADFRMMGDDAEVADEVRRRHPEAAALI; encoded by the coding sequence GTGCATTCACGCGCCGACGAGCTGGTGCGCCGCCTGGGGCTGCAGCCGCACCCCGAGGGCGGCTTCTATCGCGAGATCTTCCGCTCCGCGCGCCGCGTGCAGCCGTTCGACGCGCGGCCGGCGCGGAGCGGGCTGACGCTGATCTACTTCCTGCTCGCGGACGGCGGGGCGAGCCGGTGGCACCGCGTCGCCTCCGACGAGGCGTGGAGCTGGGTGGAGGGCGACGCGCTGGAGCTGTTCCGCATTCCCGCCGCGCTGGACGGCTTCACGCGCGAGCGGCTGGGCGCGCCGGGCGAGGGCGTGGAGGCGGCGGCGGTGGTCCCCGCGGGCGAGTGGCAGGCGGCGCGGACGACGGGCGCGTACACGCTGGTGACCTGCGCCGTCGGCCCCGGGTTCGACTTCGCCGACTTCCGCATGATGGGCGACGACGCGGAGGTGGCGGACGAGGTGCGGCGGCGGCATCCGGAGGCCGCGGCGCTCATCTGA